In Urechidicola croceus, a single window of DNA contains:
- a CDS encoding VCBS repeat-containing protein yields the protein MLLFACQNNDKSLFTIKSNTGINFKNTLTHTPQLNILNYLYYYNGGGVSSADFNNDGLIDLYFTGNQTDDKLYLNQGNLQFKDITVDSGIQNKEPWTTGVTNIDINNDGLLDIYICKIGNYRHIEGQNLLYINQGIQNGIPTFKEDATSYGLDFRGFSTQASFFDFDADGDLDMFLLNHSTHPNRTYGKGDKRKEIDKYSGDKLFENINGKYVDVTEKSKIYQGKIGYGLGASISDINNDGFQDIYVGNDFFENDYLYINQGDKTFKEVISNDNTSIGHTTHFSMGNAIDDINNDGNMDIISLDMLPENLKTYKTSGLEYAYPTYEYYLKNGYSPQYMQNTLHLNLGSSIFSEIGFQSGIAASEWSWCPLIADFDNDGFKDMYITNGIFGATNDMDFINFVSNEKIQKKINQGMSKEDLSIIDELPQKKTANYFFKNNGNNTFKNKTSEDTPNSFSNGATYADLDNDGDLDIVVNNVNEIAHVIENKSINIESSYLKIKLKGSDKNKFGLGAKVKIYSDSLTISQENYSTRGYLSSVQPELHFGLGKVNLIDSIHIIWSDKKYQTIRNIKSNQELTINYYDAFDDYYSIFSTLTKGLLTNTSNLLNFKHKDGSSVEFNRDPLIPYASTNLGPEISIVDVNNDSLEDIFISGGKRQASQLNIQQTNGEFQSSQNNIFEHDAINEDVSQVFFDANNDGFKDLLVVSGGNEFRNGKPLRPRLYINKNGVFTKDSIQFQNIAVNASKVKAVDIDNDGDLDINICSNLQPWKFGVTPTQYIFENDGKGSFKNITSIFAEEFETIGNIQDIVWIDMNGDKLQDAIAVGHWMPISIFINNGKQLELQKNNNLNESNGWWNSVIVEDFDKDGDLDIISGNWGLNSRLNASSKEPITLYSQDFDDNGRVESLVTYYYQGEETPFASKDELVKQMPFLNKKYLSYADFANADFTDLFSKEKLSTSLKKEVYELASCYFKNNGNNTFEKHELPFMAQVSNVFDIVIDDFNNDQFPDLLLIGNNYEISTQLGRFDASHGVLLLNDKKGFFTEKKNQNFNIQGPARSIEKIKINGTDQYIIGINNNTPIFLTKELN from the coding sequence ATGTTATTATTTGCTTGCCAAAATAATGACAAATCTCTTTTCACGATTAAATCTAATACTGGGATAAACTTTAAAAACACCTTAACTCATACTCCTCAACTAAACATTTTAAACTATTTATATTACTATAATGGCGGAGGAGTTTCAAGTGCCGATTTTAATAATGACGGATTGATTGATCTTTATTTTACAGGAAATCAAACGGATGACAAATTATACTTAAACCAAGGTAATTTACAATTTAAAGATATCACTGTTGATTCTGGAATACAAAATAAAGAACCTTGGACTACTGGTGTTACTAATATAGATATCAATAATGATGGATTATTAGATATTTATATCTGTAAAATTGGAAATTATAGACATATTGAAGGTCAAAATCTCTTATACATAAATCAAGGTATTCAAAATGGAATTCCAACTTTTAAAGAAGATGCAACATCTTATGGTTTAGATTTTAGAGGTTTTTCAACACAAGCCTCCTTTTTTGATTTTGATGCAGATGGAGATTTAGACATGTTTCTATTAAATCATTCTACACATCCTAATAGAACTTATGGAAAAGGTGATAAAAGAAAAGAAATTGACAAATATTCTGGTGATAAATTATTTGAAAATATAAATGGAAAATATGTTGATGTGACAGAAAAATCCAAGATTTATCAAGGAAAGATTGGGTATGGATTAGGGGCGTCAATAAGCGATATAAACAATGATGGTTTTCAAGATATTTATGTTGGAAATGATTTTTTTGAAAATGATTATTTATACATCAATCAAGGTGATAAAACATTCAAAGAGGTAATTTCAAATGACAACACATCCATAGGACATACAACTCATTTTTCTATGGGTAATGCCATAGATGATATCAACAATGATGGAAATATGGATATTATTTCTTTGGATATGCTTCCAGAAAATTTAAAAACATATAAAACTTCAGGTTTAGAATATGCGTATCCAACATATGAATATTACTTAAAAAATGGATATTCGCCTCAATACATGCAAAACACATTACACTTGAATTTGGGCAGTTCAATCTTTAGCGAAATTGGTTTTCAAAGTGGAATTGCGGCTTCGGAATGGTCATGGTGTCCTTTAATTGCCGATTTTGATAATGATGGATTTAAAGATATGTATATAACCAATGGTATTTTTGGTGCTACGAATGATATGGATTTTATCAATTTTGTCTCAAATGAAAAAATTCAAAAGAAAATAAATCAAGGAATGTCAAAGGAAGATTTATCCATAATTGATGAACTACCTCAAAAGAAAACAGCAAATTACTTTTTTAAAAATAATGGAAATAATACTTTCAAAAATAAAACTTCTGAAGACACTCCAAACTCCTTTAGCAATGGAGCAACGTATGCTGATTTAGATAATGATGGTGATTTAGATATTGTTGTGAATAACGTCAATGAGATTGCTCATGTAATCGAAAACAAATCTATAAATATTGAATCAAGTTATTTAAAAATTAAATTAAAGGGAAGTGATAAAAACAAATTTGGGCTAGGCGCTAAAGTCAAAATTTATAGTGATAGTTTAACTATTTCTCAAGAAAACTATAGTACAAGAGGATACTTATCCTCAGTTCAACCTGAATTACATTTCGGACTAGGAAAAGTAAATCTAATTGATTCTATACACATTATTTGGTCAGATAAAAAATACCAAACTATAAGAAATATTAAGTCAAATCAAGAATTAACTATCAACTATTATGATGCTTTTGATGATTATTACTCTATTTTTTCAACCCTAACTAAAGGTTTACTTACTAATACTTCTAACCTTTTGAATTTTAAACATAAAGATGGTTCTAGTGTAGAATTTAATCGTGATCCTTTAATCCCATATGCAAGTACAAATCTTGGCCCTGAAATTTCTATTGTAGATGTTAACAATGATAGTTTAGAAGATATATTTATCAGTGGAGGAAAAAGACAAGCTTCTCAACTGAATATTCAACAAACAAATGGTGAATTCCAAAGTTCTCAAAATAATATTTTTGAACACGATGCCATAAATGAAGATGTTTCACAAGTGTTTTTTGATGCAAATAATGATGGATTCAAAGACTTGCTTGTTGTCAGTGGCGGAAATGAATTCAGAAATGGAAAACCTTTAAGACCGAGATTATACATTAATAAAAATGGTGTATTCACTAAAGATTCCATTCAGTTTCAAAATATCGCTGTTAATGCATCAAAAGTTAAAGCCGTTGATATTGATAATGATGGTGATTTGGATATTAATATTTGCTCAAACCTTCAACCTTGGAAATTTGGTGTCACTCCTACTCAATATATTTTTGAAAACGACGGAAAAGGAAGTTTTAAGAATATAACTTCAATATTTGCTGAAGAATTTGAAACGATTGGTAATATTCAAGACATAGTTTGGATAGATATGAACGGAGATAAACTACAAGACGCCATTGCCGTAGGCCATTGGATGCCAATTTCTATTTTTATAAATAATGGCAAGCAACTAGAGTTACAAAAAAACAACAATTTAAATGAATCCAATGGTTGGTGGAATTCAGTAATAGTTGAAGATTTTGACAAAGATGGAGATTTGGATATCATTTCTGGAAATTGGGGCTTAAATTCAAGATTAAATGCCTCGTCTAAAGAGCCAATTACATTATACAGTCAGGATTTCGATGATAATGGACGTGTTGAATCACTTGTAACATATTATTATCAAGGAGAAGAAACACCATTTGCCTCAAAAGATGAATTGGTGAAACAAATGCCATTTCTAAACAAGAAATATTTATCCTATGCTGATTTTGCAAATGCTGATTTTACAGATTTATTTTCAAAGGAAAAATTGAGTACTTCTTTGAAAAAAGAAGTTTATGAATTGGCTTCTTGCTATTTTAAAAATAACGGAAATAATACTTTTGAAAAACATGAACTACCGTTTATGGCTCAAGTTTCAAATGTATTTGACATTGTAATTGACGATTTTAATAATGATCAATTTCCAGACCTACTTTTAATTGGTAATAATTATGAAATAAGTACGCAGTTAGGTAGATTTGATGCTTCTCACGGAGTATTATTATTGAATGATAAAAAAGGTTTTTTTACAGAAAAGAAGAATCAGAATTTTAACATTCAAGGACCAGCAAGATCTATCGAAAAAATTAAAATTAATGGCACTGACCAATACATAATTGGTATAAATAATAATACACCTATCTTTTTAACTAAAGAACTTAATTAA